The Candidatus Hamiltonella defensa 5AT (Acyrthosiphon pisum) DNA window GGCCGCGCTTCGGGAGGTGGATTCAAGAAAATGAGGCCAACGCGCGGTTAATAAAGGCAAAATGTGCCGACGCAAAAAATTACGATCAAAGCGATCATTTTGATTGTCCTCGTCTTCCATCCATAAAATGCCTTTTTCCAGGGCGTAAAGTTGTAAACTGTGTCGAGAAAACGAAAGCTGGGGGCGTAATAACTGGCTTTGACCCAAAGGCATGGCGAGGGGCATCCCAGACAAACCAGCGGGGCCGCTGCCTCGTTTTAAGGCGAGCAGGACAGTCTCACACTGATCATTTTGATGATGTCCGGTCAACAAGACTTCATCTTTCTTTAATGCGTTCGAAAAAATCTGATAACGTACTGTTCTGGCAGCGGCTTCAATCCCTTTTCCTCTCGGCTCCACCTCCATTTTGACTACTTCCAGGGGCACCTTCCATTGCTCGCATTGACTCTGGCAATGAGTTAATCGCTGATCGGCATCTTTAGACCAGTTTTCTGGGCGATGGATTAATTTTTCGTGGGTATGAATGGCTCTGATATTCAATTTAAGATGATTTTGATCACGCAAACTCAGCAGGCCATGCAACAAGACGGTGGAATCGAGTCCGCCACTAAAAGCCACTAAAAATTTATGGTGTTTTCCAAGATTTTTGAGAAGGGTAGTTAAAGAAAAAGAAGCCATTTTTTTCATACATTTGAAAATCTGGTGCCATAATCTAGCACTTTTTGTACTCACTCCGGGCAAAAAATATATTGATGAAACCTGTGAGAATTCGTCTATTTAACCTCACAGGTGAAAGTATGATTATACACAGGCTTCTAAAAAAATGGGAAGAGACAGTGCTGCGATGACACTACGTTTGATCATCATCTGTAGACACGATAAAAGTTAAACCAGCAGATAAGAGAAGTTAACCGCCCTGGAGCCCCGCGCGCGACTATAGGCTATACGAAAGCAAAATAGAGGTTTTGGTGTCTATTTTTTTGGGAGCAGAGGCAGGGGGGGTTTTATTCCAATTGACGTTGTAAACCAGTTTTAATGATAATTGTTCGTTGATCGCCAATTGCAAACCCGTTTCGGAGGTGATCGTCGTATTCTCACCCGCCAGGATAGACAGAGCTTGAATGAATTGAGTCGTTTGTGTCATTTGCCATTGATAGCCTAAACCACCATAGAGCATCAAATTCTTTTTATTCCCTCCTGCAGAATATTGATCATAACGAACCGTAGGACCGACTTCTGCTCGCAACGTATGAATAGGGCCACTCAAAATCTGATGACCATAACCCAAGGTGAAAATTGAGCGACCTTTATACCCATTAAATCGATCACT harbors:
- the tilS gene encoding tRNA lysidine(34) synthetase TilS; this encodes MKKMASFSLTTLLKNLGKHHKFLVAFSGGLDSTVLLHGLLSLRDQNHLKLNIRAIHTHEKLIHRPENWSKDADQRLTHCQSQCEQWKVPLEVVKMEVEPRGKGIEAAARTVRYQIFSNALKKDEVLLTGHHQNDQCETVLLALKRGSGPAGLSGMPLAMPLGQSQLLRPQLSFSRHSLQLYALEKGILWMEDEDNQNDRFDRNFLRRHILPLLTARWPHFLESTSRSAALCAEQETLLDELLSEQLCQLQSQEGTLSIQGLAACSEVKRNALLRRWLDSKKVPMPSRDQLARLWKEVALAKSDAQPYLQCGEYQIRRFREHLYLFKSSKKSQPCPALFSIKWPFTPESENKLVLPDHLGELKCTPYRSEGQVIRAPQKNEVISIRFGLTGNIKILGRDRSRHSKKLWQELGIPPWERKRIPLLYFNETLIAAAEVFVTQKGEAKQGEPHCYLEWVKS
- a CDS encoding DUF481 domain-containing protein, which gives rise to MKKFKKLSELLLVSTSSFLSQTAFAEGIFTSMDDPSTATKPFEATASAGFLAQTGNSKSSSLSVAANMTWFKQSMAYSFWGNAANNSSQDQRSSETYLLGARARYNLTPEHYLFSQASWLSDRFNGYKGRSIFTLGYGHQILSGPIHTLRAEVGPTVRYDQYSAGGNKKNLMLYGGLGYQWQMTQTTQFIQALSILAGENTTITSETGLQLAINEQLSLKLVYNVNWNKTPPASAPKKIDTKTSILLSYSL